The Tindallia californiensis genome segment CATCTCCTGTTGTGCTTTGCTCTGAATAGATAATATGGCCTGATTGTTCGCCACCCAGAACAAAGTTAGATTTTTTCATTTCTTCAATGACGTATCGATCGCCTACTTTTGTGCGAACTAATTTACATCCATGTTCTTTAAGGGCCAATTCCAGTCCCAGATTACTCATAACCGTTGTCACCAACGTATTGTGGGGTAGCTTGTTTTTTTCTTTTAGCCTTAGTGCCAATAATGCCATAATCTTATCCCCATCGACCATAGCTCCTTTTTCATCTACAGCAATAAGTCGATCCGCATCCCCATCATAAGCAAAACCAAAATGACTATTGGTTTCCACCACTTTTTTCTGAAGATTTTTTACATAAGTAGAACCACTGTCTTTATTAATATTTAATCCGTCAGGCTGGTCATTAATCACATGTATTTTTGCTCCTAGCGCCGCAAATACTTCTGGCGCAATACGAAAAGCGGCTCCATTAGCTGTGTCTATCGTAATTGTAAAAGAGCTATAATCTCCAGCAGCACTTTCTTTTAGGTGTTTCACGTATTGGTCAACATCCACTTCCTTTTGCCGCCATTTCCCCATATTTTTCGATTCAACGCTAGTACTCATTTTGATAGGATCTTTCATCATTTCTTCTATCTTATCTTCTAATTGATCGTCTAACTTAAAACCTTCACTGTTAAAAAATTTTATCCCATTATACTCCGCCGGATTATGAGAAGCGGAAATCATCACGCCACAGGAAGCTTGGGTGCTTTTTGTTAAGTATGCAACACCTGGTGTTGGTATAACGCCAACAGACGCTACATCGACACCCATACTAAAAAAACCGGCACTCAGAGAGGCCTCCAGCATATCACAGGATCTTCGAGTGTCCTTTCCAATAATCACCATAGGTTTATGAAATGTTTCCAGCATTACACCAGCACAAGCTTTAGCCATTTTATAGGCCCTTTCTGCTGTCAATTCTTCCCCCGCAATGCCTCGAACCCCGTCCGTCCCAAAGAGTCTCGCCATGCAACATCTTCCTCCTCTATTTCATCACTAGTCAGTTTATTGTAGCATAATGGTTGGCAAAACACAATGTAGCCGTATTCCTCCATCTTTCCATCCAAGTTTATCATTGAAGAAAAAAAGTGCAAGTCCTTGTAAGACTCGCACCTTTCCTTTGTTTTTTATAGGTTACTGATATTTTTAGTCAGTTGCCAGCTTTTTATAAATTTCATATCGTTCTTTAGCATCCATTTCAGCTGCTTTGAACAGTACTTCCGCTTCTTCTGGGAATGTCTTTTTCAAAGAAGCATAACGCACTTCACTGCTCAAGAAGTCTTGGAAAGACATGGAAGGTTCTTTAGAATCCAAGGTAAATGGATTTTTACCTTCTTCTTTCAATAACGGGTTGTATCGATACAGATGCCAGTATCCAGATTCTACAGCTTTTTTAGTCTGCTCCTGCGTCTTGCCCATACCAGCACCAATGCCATGAGCAATACATGGTGAGTAAGCAATCACCAAGGATGGTCCTGGATAAGCTTCAGCTTCTTTCATTGCTTTCATTAGCTGATTTTTATCAGCACCCATTCCAACTTGTGCCACATAAACATATCCATAGGTCATCGCCATTCTACCCAGGTCTTTTTTAATAATTTTCTTTCCTGAAGTAGCAAATTTAGCAACCGCACCAGCAGGAGAAGCTTTTGAGGACTGACCACCAGTATTGGAATATACTTCGGTATCCATTACTAGGACATTAATGTCATCTCCACTTGCCAACACATGATCAAGCCCACCATAACCGATATCATAAGCCCAACCATCGCCACCAAATACCCAGTGAGATTTTTTAACTAAATAATCTTTTTTCTCGATAATTTCATCCACAATTAGGTTTCCAGCTGATTTTTCCAGCAACGGAATCATTTCGTATGTGGCTGCTTTTGAAGCTTTCGCATCTTCTTTTCCTTCTATCCATGCAGCGAAAGTATCTTTCAAGTTTTGAGGTAGGTCAGTTTCTAAACCTTCTTTCATCAAATCCTCTAACTTAGCTCTTATTTGATTTGTTGCCAATACCATTCCGTAACCAAACTCTGCATTATCTTCAAACAAGGAGTTTGCCCATGCAGGACCGTGTCCGTTTTCATTTACGCAATATGGCACAGAAGGTGCGCTGCCTCCGTAAATAGAACTACAGCCTGTCGCATTAGCAATCGTCATTCGATCACCAAACAACTGAGTAATCAACTTCACATAAGGAGTTTCGCCACACCCGGCACATGCTCCAGAGAATTCAAAGAGCGGCTGTGCAAACTGGCTTCCTTTCATGTTTTCGATATTGGTTAAATTAGCTTTATTTTTAAGCGAAATAGCATAGTTCCAGTTTTCCTTTTGTGCTTCTATTTGAGGTTCAACCGGCTTCATTTCTAAAGCTTTCTTTTTAGATGGGCAAATGTCTGCGCAGTTTCCACAACCTGTACAGTCAAGGGTTGACACTTGAAGTCTGTATTGTAGACCTTCAAATTCTTTGCCCATTGCTTTTAGAGTTTCAAAGTTTTCTGGTGCTGCTTTTGCTTCTGCTTCATCAACCAGGAAGGGACGAATGGCTGCATGAGGACAAACAAAAGAGCACTGGTTACACTGTATGCAGTTTTCTTTTATCCACTCTGGCACATTAACAGCGATTCCTCGTTTTTCGTATTCTGAAGTTCCCATAGGGAAAGAACCGTTTTCTCTTCCTACAAAGGCACTAGTAGGCAGATCATCTCCTTCTTGTGCATTCATTGGACGAAGGATGTTTTTAATGAAATCAGGAGCATCATCTTCCTTTGCCATTTCTGCTTCTGCGCCAGTCCAGCTGCTTGGAACTTCAACAGCTTCCAACGCATCCATGCCCATGTCTATTGCCTTTTGATTCATTTCAACAATTTTTTCACCTTTAGACCCATAGGTGTCCACAACAGCTTGTTTCATATATTTTATCGCATCTTCAACCGGAATTACTTCTGCCAGCTTAAAGAATGCAGACTGCATCACCATGTTGATTCTATTGCCAAGGCCAATTTCTGCAGCAATATCCGTTGCATCAATAATATAGAATTTAATGTTTTTTTCAGCTATTGTCTTTTTCAGGCTAGCTGGTAATTTTTGATCCAATTCTTCTTTTTTCCAAATACAGTTCAGCAGGAAAGTTCCGCCTTCTTTAATTCCTTTCAACAAATCATATTGATTTACATAGGCTTGATTATGGCACGCTATAAAATCAGCCTCACTGATCAGGTAAGTGGAGCGGATGGGTTTTTCTCCAAAACGTAAATGAGAAATCGTTACCCCGCCTGATTTTTTGGAATCATAGGAGAAGTATCCCTGTGCATATAGATCTGTATGATCACCAATGATTTTGATGGAGTTTTTATTTGCTCCTACCGTACCATCAGAACCAAGTCCCCAGAATTTACATCTAACCGTTCCTTTAGGCTCTGTGCTTAATGGATCTGTAACAGGCAAGGATGTATTTGTAACATCTTCGTTGATTCCAACTGTAAAACCATTTTTAGGTTCTGCCTGCTTTAGGTTTTCAAAGACGGCTTTCATTTGAGCAGGTGTTGTGTCTTTAGATCCAAGACCATATCGCCCACCTACAATAACCGGTGCATCTGCTTTTCCATAAAACATATCTTTTATATCTAAGTACATAGGCTCTCCCGGTGCTCCCGGCTCTTTACATCGATCCAAGACCGAAATCTTTTTAACTGTTTTAGGGAGAACATCCATAAAGTAAGATGAAACAAAAGGTCTATATAGATGTACTTTAATAACCCCTACTTTTTCGCCTTTTTCAAGTAAATAATCTACCGTCTCTTCTAAGGTTTCTGTTACCGACCCCATAGCAACAACCACGTGCTCAGCATCTGATGCACCATAATAGTTAAATGGCTTGTAGTCTCTTCCGGTAATTTCATTGATCTTATTCATATAATCCACTACAATTTCCGGAAGTGCGTTGTAAAATGGATTGACGGCTTCTTTTGCCTGGAAGAAAATATCAGGATTCTGAGCCGTACCCCGTAGTTCTGGATGCTCTGGATTTAGAGAATCCGCTCGGAAAGCTTTAATCGCATCCCAGTCTACTAGCTCCTTAAAGGTATCGTATTCAATAGCTTCAATCTTTTGAACTTCATGAGAGGTTCTGAATCCATCAAAGAAATGCACAAAAGGAATTCTACCTTTAATAGCTGCCAAGTGAGCAATTCCACCTAAGTCCATTACTTCCTGAACACTTCCAGAAGCCAGCATCGCACATCCGGTCTGACGAGCTGCCATCACATCAGAGTGATCTCCAAAAATAGATAAGGCATGAGCCGCTACCGCACGAGCGCTTACATGAAAAACACCCGGCAATAATTCACCTGCAATTTTATACATATTGGGAATCATCAATAAAAGACCTTGTGACGCTGTATACGTTGAAGTTAATGCACCTGCCGCTAAGGATCCATGCATAGCACCAGCAGCACCAGCCTCTGACTGCATCTCTGTAACGGTTACGGTTTGTCCAAAAATATTTTTTTGTCCGTACGCACTCCATTCATCAACACTTTCCGCCATGTTAGAGGAAGGGGTGATTGGATAGATAGCCGCTACATCTGTAAATGCATAAGACACATAAGCAGCCGCTGTGTTCCCATCCATCGTTTTCATTAATTTTGACATTAAATTGCCTCCTTCTTGATTTTGATTTATTTTTAACTTTATCTTGGGTTGAAAAAAATACTGTCACTTATTAATTATAAAGCATTAAAGTAGCATTTACCAGTATGATTGAAAAAAAATGGAAAGTTTATATTTTCAGAAATCTGCAATTTATTTTATATGTCTATTATTTAGTTTAATCTTTCACATACTCAATTTCCTATGTCTTCTTGTTTCTTATTTATAATTGTCTTATAATAGGCTTATCTATGCAGGAGCTTTGACTTTTTTCAGAAATATCTATTTACTTCCCTCCTGCTTTTTCACCACTTTAAGAACTCTTAAAACGAGAGGTGTTTTTTTATGCATAATAATGATTTTTATTCCGTCCCATTGTCTTATCAACACTTAGCAAGTAGATTTTTCTCAGATAAGGTAAATGATCACGAGATGCGTGTGATGCATTATTCTTTATTCATATTCGATGCTATTAAAGCAGAATTTTCAATTGGCCCTAAAGAGCGACATCTACTTTATCTTAGCGCTATGCTTCATGATATTGGTTATGAAATCAGTGCAAAAAAACATGATTCCCATACGTTTTCCATTATAAAAAACGATCCATTTTTTAATTGCATCCCTCATCCAGAGCGTTTAATGTTAGCACTAATTGCCGGTGGGCATAGAAAAAAAATCAGTTCTGAAATTCGTCTATTAAGCATAACGAATCAGCTGATTGTAAATCAATTAGCCGCTATTCTTCGTATTGCCGATGCGATTGATTATCCCCGAGATAGAGAGCTTCGTATCACTCATATTCAATTGCATTCTAATTTTTTGGAAATACATTTTATCACGCCAGTCTTTGATGTGGTTCAAACACGTATTGAGAAAAAATCTTCTTTGTTTAAAGAAACATTCGACCGCTCCCTCAAACTCTGCAAAAGTGTTTAGACTTTTCGGTCTATATGTCTATTTTCCGTATGGATTGGACATCTTCATCTTTTTCTGATATCATGGCGACAAACTTATTAATAAAGGAGCGATCCCATGGATCAGAAACAAGTATTAGCTATTGTAGAAGGTAGAGAAATTACTCAAGAAGATCTTGAGCTTGTTATTCAAAGTCTCAACCCACAACAGGCGAATCAGTTCCAAACAGAAGATGGAAAAAAACGATTATTACAGGAACTGGTAAATCAAGAATTGATTTACCTAGATGCTGTTGAAAATGGAGTAGAGTCAAACCTTGATTATCAAAGAGCTTTAAAGAAAATGAAAGACAATTTTTTGAAACAATATGCGATGAACGCCATGTTCCAAAAAGCCGAAGTGTCCGAAGAAGAAATCGAACAGTTTTATAAGGATCATCCGGAGCAATTCCAGCAACCTGCTCAAACGAAAGCAAGCCATATCTTAGTTGATGATGAGGATGCGGCCATTAAGATAAAGAACGAACTTAATGAGGGTGCTTCTTTTGAAGAAAAGGCTAAAGAAGCTTCCGGTTGCCCTTCTAGTCAAAAGGGTGGAGATCTTGGGTATTTTCCTAAGGGAAAAATGGTTCCTGAGTTCGAAGAAGCTGCAATGGAACTAAATCCTGGCGAAATCAGCGAACCGGTTAAAACTCAGTTCGGATTTCATATTATTAAAGTGGTTGACCGAAAAGAAGGTAGCACCAGCAAGTTAGAAGATGTTAAAGATCAGTTGCAACAACATTTAGCCGCCCAAAAACAACAATCTATTTATTTAGAAACAGTGAACAGCCTAAAAGACAAGTATAAAGTGGAAATAAAATAATTTTCGAATAAAAAGAACCTCTCTTCTTGTTTAAGAGAGGTTCTTTTTAATAAGCGATATCTACTCCATCAATGGTTATTTCATATGTGAAAAAGAATTTTCTCAGATCCATATGAACCGTATTTCTCTTGAATTTAATTTCTTTATCGATATATACAGTAATGGTATCTGTCAGGTAAGCTTTATATTTCTCTTCATTTTTAGGTTTTTCTTCCTTCACCGAAGGCAAGTTAGGACCTAATCAACAACGTTTGATTTCAACTTGATCAACCGTTAAATTTCCAATCGCTTTTTTGGCTAAATATTTTTTCAGTTTCTCTGTCATCAGGATGTTCACAACCTCACTCCTTCCATGTCCTCTTTCGCGTAACTCTTCACCTTTTATCTTCTGTATTTCCCTGTCAACCCTTTCTATAAACAGGTTTTTTAGTTTTCGGATAAATAATATCTTTCTAAGACCGCTTCTGCCGATCGAATTCCATCAACCGCTGCTGACATAATCCCTCCCGCAAAGCCACACCCTTCACCGCTTGGGTATAATCCTTTAACGTCACTTTCCATTCTTTCATTTCTTTTGATGCGAAGGGGCGATGAACTCCTCGTTTCCACTCCGGTTAATAGGGCATCCTTCAATGCAAATCCTTTCATCTTCTGATCCCATTTTTTCAACGCTTCTCTTAACACCTCTGTAACGTAAGGCGGCAAACAGCTTGTCAGTTCTGTTGGCGTTATTCCAGGTCGATAGGTCGAAAGAACACTTCCCAGTTCCCTCGATGGTCGGGAAGCCAGAAAATCTTCTACTCGCTGAACAGGTGCATGGTATTTTTCTCCGCCAAGCTTAAAAGCTTCTTGTTCCCACTTTCGTTGAAATCTCATGCCAGCTAAGGGATCGTCTCCTTCAAAGTCCTTAGGTGTAACAGACACCAGTAATGCGCTGTTTGCATTTTTACCTTTTCTTCCATAGGCGCTCATGCCGTTTGTTACCACTGATCCCGCCTCAGAAGCTGATGCAACCACCATTCCACCAGGACACATGCAAAAGGTGTATGCACCTCTTCCCATCGGGTGATGCCAGGATAGTCTATAATCTGCTGCTCCTAGTATATGAGCATTTTTATCTGTACCATATTGAATCAGATTGATTTGCTTTTGAGGATGTTCAATGCGCACTCCTAAAGAAAACGCTTTTGCTTCCATCGGTACACCGGACTGATAAAAAGATTCAAACAAGTCTCTGGCACTATGTCCCATAGCCGCAATGACAATTGAGGTTTCAAGATGTCCTTTGTTTTCTATTTCCACTCCTTTTATTTCTCCTTTTTCTATTTGAAGCTCTGTTACTTTGTGTCCATAAAGAACCTGGCCCCCTTCTCGAATAATTGATTTCCGAATTTCAGCCACTACATTTCTTAATTTATCCGTTCCAATATGCGGCTTACTGTCGTACAGAATTTCTTCCGGAGCACCATGTTCCTTAAGTTTTTTAAGAACATATCGACATCTAGGATCCTTGATCCTTGTCGTTAGTTTTCCATCGGAAAAAGTGCCGGCTCCTCCTTCTCCAAACTGAACATTAGATTCTGGGTTTAGTTTTCCATTTTTCCAAAAATCATAAACATCCTTTACCCGTTGCTCTACTTTTTCTCCCCGCTCCAGCAAGATAGGCCGGTATCCTTTTTCTGCCAAATAAAGGCCACAAAAAAGACCTGCAGGCCCTGTACCGATAATCACAGGTGGTTTTTCCAACTTTAAGTTCCCTTTGTTTACATTGGCTTCCACTGGCGGCTCTTCTGGCATTAAAGCAATGTTTTTATTGCGTTTCAAGCGATTCAGTACTGACTTTTCATTTTTCACATGCACATCAATAATATACACAAACATAATGTTTTCTTTTCTTCTTGCATCAACAGAACGCTTGTATACTCGATAGTCTATGATTTCTTCCGTTTCTAGCTTTAATTGCTCCATAATAGCTTTCATTAAATTTTGTTCTTGCTTGGCAGAAATTTTCAGTTCGCGAATACGAATCATTGATTCACCTCTTTATATTTTCAACAAACACCACTATGCTAACGCCGAACTTCGACCCGCTATGATTCCTGTGCACCATGCCCAATGAAGGTTATAGCCGCCACAGTCACCATCTATATCCATCATTTCTCCCGTCAGATAAAGCCCCTTTACGAGCTTAGATTCCAGCGTATCTGTCCTTATTTCAGTAGTATCTATCCCGCCTGCTGTTACTTGAGCATGCTGCCAGGAAAGCGTTCCCTTCACCGGTATTACCCAGTTTGACAAAAGGTTAATCAACTGTTTTAGCTGTATGTCCGTTACTTCTGAAACCAAACAGTCGGTTTTTATAATCCCTGATTCTTTTAATATAACCGGAATCATTTTTTTATGTAGCAACCCTACAAGAGAAAAGTCTGCCGGTTTTTCTTGTGAACTTCTCATTCTCATATAGACTTCCGCACACAATTCATCCCGACTCCACTCAGGAAAAAGAGATATGCTCACGTTACAGTTTTCGCCTTTTTCTGACGCCAACCTTCCTAGTTGTAAAGCTGGAGGACCTGATATCCCATATTCTGTAAAAAGGATTTCTCCTTCTTCTCTTCTCAGTATTTCCTTTTGCTGTGTAATAGAAACAGCACCTTGCCATTTAACGCCATTTAAAGCCTTTAGCCAGGGAGCCTTTAACTTAAGCTGAACGATTGCTGGCAATGGTTTGATGAGCCGATGACCTAATTGCGTTGCTAGTTGATACCCACTGCCATCAGCCCCAAATTTGCTGCCAGCTTTACCTCCAGTCGCTAAAATCACCTTGTTTGCTTCTATTGTTTCTTTTATTTCTTTCCCTTCTAGCATCACTCCAAATCCATGTTCTTTTTGGTTAATACAGACTGCTTTCGTTTCTGTTCTAATCTCTACACCCAATCGTTCCATTTCATATCTAATCACATCTAGAACAGAAGATCCCTGGTCAGAATATGGATATATCTTCCCTTCTTCCTCTACTTTATACTTTATTCCCAAATGTGAAAACAGGGATAAAACTTCTTCTAAAGTCACTTTCTTTAACACCGATTCAGCTAATATCAGGTTCTTCCCATGATAATAAGGTAGTGATGAGTTCATATTGCTAAAATTACATCGACCATTTCCCGTTGCCAACAGTTTTTTTCCGGCTCTTTTTTCTTTTTCTATCAGCATTACATCCGTACCATATCTTGCAGCTTCAATGGCCGCAATCATACCAGAAGCTCCAGCTCCTATAATGACAGTTTGTTTCTTTTGATGCACTTTTCATCTTCCTTTCCACTATTTTTCATATGCAAATAGTGTTGTATCGTTAAAGCTTCTTGAAATTCATCCTCTTAACAACATCTCTTTATATTTATTATTTCTCTCTGCATCCATGTTGATTTATTATAGCATACCATTAGCTTATCTTTTTTTTCAACGCTATTATCAGTTGCTATGGCCGGCTTTTTTCGCTCTATCTTCCGGCCTAATAATTCTAGCCGGTACACCAACAGCTGTACATCCTTTCGGCACATTTTTTACAACAACAGCATTAGCCCCAATTTTTGATCCTTTTTCCAGTGTAATAGGTCCAAGTATTTTTGCCCCAGCACCAACGATAACATTGTTCTCTACCGTTGGATGTCTTTTTCCTTTATCTTTTCCTGTGCCACCCAAGGTTACTCCATGAAACAAGGTTACATCATCACCAATTTCTGCTGTTTCACCAATGACAATGCCCATTCCATGGTCAATAAAAAGCCTTTTTCCTATTGTTGCACCTGGGTGAATTTCGATCCCTGTCAAAAATCGTCCTATCGTCGATACGATACGGCCTAACAAGATGAACCGAGAACGGTACAACGCATTAGCAATACGATGCAAGCATATGGCATGCACTCCTGGATAATTCAGAATCATATCTAATCTGTTTCTTGCTGCCGGATCTCTTTCCCTTACCACATCAAAATAAGATGCCATGTTCATCCTCCTTCTAGATCATACTATACTAATTCACTCGGAATAGTAATGTATATTGTACGCTTTGCAGAATAATATGTCAACAAAAACAGTCCTTTTC includes the following:
- the glmM gene encoding phosphoglucosamine mutase, with translation MARLFGTDGVRGIAGEELTAERAYKMAKACAGVMLETFHKPMVIIGKDTRRSCDMLEASLSAGFFSMGVDVASVGVIPTPGVAYLTKSTQASCGVMISASHNPAEYNGIKFFNSEGFKLDDQLEDKIEEMMKDPIKMSTSVESKNMGKWRQKEVDVDQYVKHLKESAAGDYSSFTITIDTANGAAFRIAPEVFAALGAKIHVINDQPDGLNINKDSGSTYVKNLQKKVVETNSHFGFAYDGDADRLIAVDEKGAMVDGDKIMALLALRLKEKNKLPHNTLVTTVMSNLGLELALKEHGCKLVRTKVGDRYVIEEMKKSNFVLGGEQSGHIIYSEQSTTGDGLLTSLMLASLLLEKKEPLSQLASVMKSYPQVLVNAKVENSKKHEYLNDPEICKEISLLESKMDGKGRILIRPSGTEALVRVMLEGENQEELNSMARGLADTIQKRLG
- the nifJ gene encoding pyruvate:ferredoxin (flavodoxin) oxidoreductase, whose amino-acid sequence is MSKLMKTMDGNTAAAYVSYAFTDVAAIYPITPSSNMAESVDEWSAYGQKNIFGQTVTVTEMQSEAGAAGAMHGSLAAGALTSTYTASQGLLLMIPNMYKIAGELLPGVFHVSARAVAAHALSIFGDHSDVMAARQTGCAMLASGSVQEVMDLGGIAHLAAIKGRIPFVHFFDGFRTSHEVQKIEAIEYDTFKELVDWDAIKAFRADSLNPEHPELRGTAQNPDIFFQAKEAVNPFYNALPEIVVDYMNKINEITGRDYKPFNYYGASDAEHVVVAMGSVTETLEETVDYLLEKGEKVGVIKVHLYRPFVSSYFMDVLPKTVKKISVLDRCKEPGAPGEPMYLDIKDMFYGKADAPVIVGGRYGLGSKDTTPAQMKAVFENLKQAEPKNGFTVGINEDVTNTSLPVTDPLSTEPKGTVRCKFWGLGSDGTVGANKNSIKIIGDHTDLYAQGYFSYDSKKSGGVTISHLRFGEKPIRSTYLISEADFIACHNQAYVNQYDLLKGIKEGGTFLLNCIWKKEELDQKLPASLKKTIAEKNIKFYIIDATDIAAEIGLGNRINMVMQSAFFKLAEVIPVEDAIKYMKQAVVDTYGSKGEKIVEMNQKAIDMGMDALEAVEVPSSWTGAEAEMAKEDDAPDFIKNILRPMNAQEGDDLPTSAFVGRENGSFPMGTSEYEKRGIAVNVPEWIKENCIQCNQCSFVCPHAAIRPFLVDEAEAKAAPENFETLKAMGKEFEGLQYRLQVSTLDCTGCGNCADICPSKKKALEMKPVEPQIEAQKENWNYAISLKNKANLTNIENMKGSQFAQPLFEFSGACAGCGETPYVKLITQLFGDRMTIANATGCSSIYGGSAPSVPYCVNENGHGPAWANSLFEDNAEFGYGMVLATNQIRAKLEDLMKEGLETDLPQNLKDTFAAWIEGKEDAKASKAATYEMIPLLEKSAGNLIVDEIIEKKDYLVKKSHWVFGGDGWAYDIGYGGLDHVLASGDDINVLVMDTEVYSNTGGQSSKASPAGAVAKFATSGKKIIKKDLGRMAMTYGYVYVAQVGMGADKNQLMKAMKEAEAYPGPSLVIAYSPCIAHGIGAGMGKTQEQTKKAVESGYWHLYRYNPLLKEEGKNPFTLDSKEPSMSFQDFLSSEVRYASLKKTFPEEAEVLFKAAEMDAKERYEIYKKLATD
- a CDS encoding HD domain-containing protein yields the protein MHNNDFYSVPLSYQHLASRFFSDKVNDHEMRVMHYSLFIFDAIKAEFSIGPKERHLLYLSAMLHDIGYEISAKKHDSHTFSIIKNDPFFNCIPHPERLMLALIAGGHRKKISSEIRLLSITNQLIVNQLAAILRIADAIDYPRDRELRITHIQLHSNFLEIHFITPVFDVVQTRIEKKSSLFKETFDRSLKLCKSV
- a CDS encoding peptidylprolyl isomerase: MDQKQVLAIVEGREITQEDLELVIQSLNPQQANQFQTEDGKKRLLQELVNQELIYLDAVENGVESNLDYQRALKKMKDNFLKQYAMNAMFQKAEVSEEEIEQFYKDHPEQFQQPAQTKASHILVDDEDAAIKIKNELNEGASFEEKAKEASGCPSSQKGGDLGYFPKGKMVPEFEEAAMELNPGEISEPVKTQFGFHIIKVVDRKEGSTSKLEDVKDQLQQHLAAQKQQSIYLETVNSLKDKYKVEIK
- a CDS encoding NAD(P)/FAD-dependent oxidoreductase — encoded protein: MIRIRELKISAKQEQNLMKAIMEQLKLETEEIIDYRVYKRSVDARRKENIMFVYIIDVHVKNEKSVLNRLKRNKNIALMPEEPPVEANVNKGNLKLEKPPVIIGTGPAGLFCGLYLAEKGYRPILLERGEKVEQRVKDVYDFWKNGKLNPESNVQFGEGGAGTFSDGKLTTRIKDPRCRYVLKKLKEHGAPEEILYDSKPHIGTDKLRNVVAEIRKSIIREGGQVLYGHKVTELQIEKGEIKGVEIENKGHLETSIVIAAMGHSARDLFESFYQSGVPMEAKAFSLGVRIEHPQKQINLIQYGTDKNAHILGAADYRLSWHHPMGRGAYTFCMCPGGMVVASASEAGSVVTNGMSAYGRKGKNANSALLVSVTPKDFEGDDPLAGMRFQRKWEQEAFKLGGEKYHAPVQRVEDFLASRPSRELGSVLSTYRPGITPTELTSCLPPYVTEVLREALKKWDQKMKGFALKDALLTGVETRSSSPLRIKRNERMESDVKGLYPSGEGCGFAGGIMSAAVDGIRSAEAVLERYYLSEN
- a CDS encoding BaiN/RdsA family NAD(P)/FAD-dependent oxidoreductase, translated to MHQKKQTVIIGAGASGMIAAIEAARYGTDVMLIEKEKRAGKKLLATGNGRCNFSNMNSSLPYYHGKNLILAESVLKKVTLEEVLSLFSHLGIKYKVEEEGKIYPYSDQGSSVLDVIRYEMERLGVEIRTETKAVCINQKEHGFGVMLEGKEIKETIEANKVILATGGKAGSKFGADGSGYQLATQLGHRLIKPLPAIVQLKLKAPWLKALNGVKWQGAVSITQQKEILRREEGEILFTEYGISGPPALQLGRLASEKGENCNVSISLFPEWSRDELCAEVYMRMRSSQEKPADFSLVGLLHKKMIPVILKESGIIKTDCLVSEVTDIQLKQLINLLSNWVIPVKGTLSWQHAQVTAGGIDTTEIRTDTLESKLVKGLYLTGEMMDIDGDCGGYNLHWAWCTGIIAGRSSALA
- the epsC gene encoding serine O-acetyltransferase EpsC, encoding MASYFDVVRERDPAARNRLDMILNYPGVHAICLHRIANALYRSRFILLGRIVSTIGRFLTGIEIHPGATIGKRLFIDHGMGIVIGETAEIGDDVTLFHGVTLGGTGKDKGKRHPTVENNVIVGAGAKILGPITLEKGSKIGANAVVVKNVPKGCTAVGVPARIIRPEDRAKKAGHSN